GTCCTGCGGCATCTAATAGCCATATCATATGATAATCAATAGGTCTTGTAATGGGCACCTGCTTCATTGTAAGAAAACATAGAATTCTTATATACTCTTCAACTTCGTTAACCATATGATTAATAAATGTTGGAGGTAAACTAATTTTTATATTTTCTAGTAAATGTCTTTTAATAATATGTAACTTAAAAATACGAATTTCTTGAGCATATTGATAAGCCTGATCTGTAAGATGGCTTAAGGCAGAGCCTTGTGGCAATTTTCTCGCTTCCTCTAATAGTTGGTCAAATATACAAATGAAGTATTGTGCTCTCTGAATTTCCTGTAATTCTTGGGGAGATAATGCATCAAAAATAAACCGTGCATGGTCACCTAAAACCTGTAACCAAAATTGATGCTCAAATAATGCAATATTTTCATAATGTATAACAGATTCCTTATCCAAATCTTAAACCTCCTTCATTTTATACTCTTTTAATATATGAATTCTAAATACTCATTAGAATGGGAAATAAATTACTATGACAACAAATTACTCAATTACCTTAAAGTAATAAGAGTTGGGTGAGTAAGAGATTATTCAGAGGCTTGGACTATAAAAAATACCCTTATAGTGTATACACCATAAGGGTTGATTTTAGATTACAACGATATTTATATATAGTTTTTATTTTACTTCAACAATCCATCCTTCTGGAGCTTCAACATCACCAAATTGAATACCACAAAGAGTTTCGTATAATTTTTTAGTAACAGGGCCTACTTCAGTTTCGCTATGGAATACGTGAAGATTTCCTTTATACTCTATTCCACCAATTGGAGTAATAACTGCAGCTGTACCACATGCTCCAGCTTCTTTAAATTCATCAAGTTTGTCAACCAATACATCTCTTTCTTCTACTTCTAAACCTAAATATTCCTTAGCTACGTGCATTAGAGAGTATTTAGTAATACTAGGTAATATAGATGGTGATTTTGGTGTTACAAACTTATTATCTTTAGTTATACCGAAAAAGTTAGCTGCACCTACCTCTTCGATTTTTGTATGGGTTGCAGGATCTAGGTAAATACAATCTGCAAAGCCTTTATCAACTGCCATTTTATGAGGCATAAGACTACCTGCATAGTTACCACCTACTTTAGCGGCACCTGTGCCGTATGGAGCAGCCCTATCATAATCTGATATAGTAAAGTTTACTGGAGCCATACCACCTTTAAAATAAGGGCCTACTGGTGAGCAGAAAATACAGAATATGAACTCTGGAGCTGGTCTTACACCTAGGTTATCTCCAACACCTATAACGAATGGACGTAGATATAGAGTCGCACCAGTTCCATAAGGTGGAACATAGGCTTCATTAGCCTTAACTAGTTGAATACAAGCATCAATGAATTTTTCCTCAGGTATTTCTGGCATTAGAATACGTCTACAACTTTCGTTCATTCTTTTAGAGTTACGATCAGGTCTAAAAAGTTGAATTTTACCATCTTTTGTTCTGTAAGCTTTCATTCCTTCAAAACATTGTTGGCCGTAGTGAAGAGCTGTAGAAGCTTCACTAATAGTTAATGTGTTGTCTTCTACTAGTTTACCTTCATCCCATTTACCATCTGACCATTTGGATACATATCTTAAATCAGTTTTTATGTATGCAAATCCTAGTTTACTCCAATCGATATCCATAATTTTACTCATTAGTGTTCCTCCCTATAATAAATTAATCTAGACTTTCTAATTATATTATAAAAGGTTTATTAGTAATTTACAAATTAAATTTATATTATCTACAAAAGGTTTATTAGTAATTCACAAATTTGATTCATATTATCTACTTTTATAAAATGATATATATGATGATTCATTTATACTTAAACCAATAGTAATTAATAATGATATAAACACACTTTCAAGAAAAATTCTGGAATGATATACTATAGTTAGAACAAAATAAACAAATTATGGGAAAATGTGATGTGAAAGGGGATAGATTTTAGATGTTGTGGTGGAGAGAAAATTTAGCAACAGGTATAAAGAGGATAGATGATCAGCATAAGGGTATTTTTGAAAAGACCGAAAAAGTTCTTTCTTTAGATTCATCATCAGATAAAAAAGCTGTTAACGATACTTTTATTTTCCTAATGAATTATTGTGTTAATCATTTTAGCGAAGAGGAACAAGCTATGTTAGAGTATGGATATAAAGGCTTCAAACATCATAGAGAGCAGCATAATTATTTTATTGAGGAACTTTATAAAATTCATACAGATGTTAAAACCAATGGTATAAACGAAGATGCATTGGACTCATTGAAGGTATTGGTAATAGATTGGTTAGCAAATCATATTAGCGAGGAAGATAAAAAATTCGCTGATTCTATAAATTAGTTTTAAAATAGCTTATTTAAAACCAAGGGATATATAACAATTGCCCTTGGTTTTAATAAACACTAGATAAGTTTAACAATATCAAACATACTACTAAGCACAGGCCAATTTTGTGGTGCTGATAACCCTAAAGCCCAGTAGCTGACACCTCTTAGATTGTATTCATTAACTAAGTTGTATTTAGCTTGGAAGCTTCTAGCATCGTCATACCAAACAACGTGTTGGCGTCCTGATGTATCAACATAGTTGAAAAATGGGGCTTGAAACAGGGTATCATATTGTATAGTGGCACCGTACCGTGCAGCCAATTGTAATGCCTCTCTGTAATCCACTAGATTAGCTCTGTCACCTGATACAAATGGTAGGGTCCAGTCAAAGCCATAAAAAGGAATTCCCATCAATATTTTTTCTCTTGGAATAACCGTAACTGCATAGTCTAAAACCTTTCTTATTTCATTAACAGGTGCTACTGCCATAGGTGGACAAGCTACACATCCCCAATCATAGGTCATAATTATTACAAAATCTAATATTTCACCTTGAGCTTTATAATCATGTCCGCCCCACCATTCTCCTGTGGTGATATCATAGGTTTTAGGCACGAGGGCACTAGATACGGGATAGTTATACTGATGAAAGAAATTAACAGCATTTCTTAAAAAATCATTATATAACTGTCTATCTTCAGGAAATAATCTTTCAAAGTTAATATTTAGTCCATAATATCCCTTAGTTATCATAATATTAAGTACATTATTAAAAAGTATATTTTGTAATTCCTGACTAATGAAAATTGCATGGGCCAAAGCTGGATCGAAATTAGCCTCTCCCTCGTTACTAATACTAAGCAAAGGTGCAACGCCATAGTTTTTAGATGTGGTTACAATTGCATCATCATTTAGAGGCTTTAAGCTACCATCTCTATTTACTACATAGCTTGATGGAGTAATATAGGTTAAATAAGTACCTACTTCATTAACTACACTTGTATCAGCTTCTGGTGTATTTGGTACAATATAACCATTTACTTCTATTGATCTACGGCGAATACTTATTGGCGGAATGACTAATATCATACCTGGATAAATTAAATCTGAGCTATTTAGGTTGTTAAAGCTGGCAATAGCTGCAGGGGGTATACCAAACTTTCTGCCAATGCTGAAAAGGGTATCCCCAGGCTGAACTGAATATAATACTTGATCTGCGATAATTACTAGAGACTGACCGATTATTAGATTAGGAAGGTTTTCTAACCCATTGTCTTTTATAAGTTGCTCTATACTTATTCCATATAAATTTGCTACAGACCATATGGTATCCCCCGGTTGTACTATATGAATATACATACATCCACTCTCCTTTTTGATATATTAATCAGTATATTCAATAGCATAGCAAGATGCCTTCATATATGCACAAGAAAATATAAAGTTTATAACCTCTGCTGGTTTTTATTTTTTTATATATTATAAAAAGGAATTATACTGAAAAAATAGAAAGAATAATTATATGACGTAGTATTAATAGTGAGAGCTATAATACGAAAATTCTATACTATAAGGAGAAAGTGCTATGGCGAAGAAAAAGCAACAATCGGAAACTGTTGGATTTATTGAGCTTTATAAAAAAGGGAAGCTTAACTACATTATAAGATATGGAGTTTTAAGCTGGGGAGTAAGTGTTACAATTATTGTTAGAATATTAATAGGCTTTGTCAATTATAAGTTAGACTTGCAAAAGGTATTTTCAAGTCTATTTTCTGTAGATACAGTTTATACATTAATAACATTCTCTATATTCGGCGCCATTTGGGGTAGAATAATGTGGGGATGGTTAGAGAAGGAAGTACAAAGACTTGAGAGCAAAACAGGTAAAAAAAATAGTAACAAAACTATGGATAGTAAAAATCATAAAAAATAATATAATTTAAAATCGTTGACCAAAAATTTTCCTAATAGTATAATTAGTAGTTAAAAACTTGAGAATAAACTACATAGGAAAAATAGATAGGAGAGATAAAATGGGAAAGGTTCAATTAATTGCCACGGCAACATTTGGATTAGAGGCTGTAGTAGCTAGGGAAGTAAAAAACTTAGGATATGAAGATGTGACCGTAGAAAATGGAAAGGTGATTTTTACAGCAGATGAGTCTGCTATTTGTAGAGCAAACCTTTGGCTTAGGTCGGCAGATCGTGTCTTATTAAAGGTAGGGGAGTTTAAGGCATTAACCTTCGATGAGTTATTTGAAAAAACAAAGGCACTTCCATGGGGAGATATAATACCTGAGAATGCTATATTCCCTGTTAATGGAAAGTCTATTAACTCTAAGCTTTCCAGTGTACCAGATTGCCAAGCTATTGTTAAAAAGGCAGTGGTAGAAAAAATGAAGCAAAAATACAAGAAAGAATGGTTTGAAGAAAGTGGAGCTACATACTCTATTGAAGTAGCACTATTAAAGGATGTGGCTACTTTAACTATCGATACTACTGGAACGGGATTACATAAAAGAGGATATAGAACCCTATCAAATAAAGCTCCATTAAAGGAAACTTTGGCGGCGGCTCTTATTATGCTAAGTTACTGGAATCCTGACAGAGTACTTATAGATCCATTCTGTGGTTCCGGTACAATTCCAATAGAGGCAGCTTTAATTGGAAAAAATATTGCTCCAGGTATGAATAGAAACTTTGCTTCTGAGGAATGGGGAATGGTTTCTAAAGAGTTATGGAGAAATGCGAGAAAAGAAACCCACGACTTAGCTCAGTATGACCGTCCTTTAAGAATATACGGATCGGATGTTGACGGCGAGGTATTAAGTATAGCTAGATACCATGCTAGAGAAGCTGGTGTAGATGAAGATGTTCATTTCCAAAAACTAGGTGTAGCTGATTTAAGATCTAGATTTGATTATGGATGTATAATAACTAACCCACCTTACGGAGAGCGTATAGGTGAGAGAGAAGAGGTAGAAGAGCTATATAAAACTATGGGTAAGGTTTTTGGTCAGATGGATACATGGTCTAAATATGTAATTACTTCTCACGATGGATTTGAACAATTATTTGGTAAAAAGGCAGATAGAAGAAGAAAACTTTATAACGGAAGACTTGAGTGCCAATATTATCAATATCAAGGACCGAGACCACCTAGAAGAGAAGAGTAATACTTACTTTTAGATTATTTAATTTGTTAGATTATTAAAAAAATCTTGATTTCTTGACTATGATGATATACAATGGTCTAAACAGAATATTCTAACTATTGAACTACTGCTTGTTTATCTTGATGTCACAAAACATTGCCGTAAACAAAGCTCAGTAAATGAAATTTATCATTTATTGGGCTTTGTTTGTTTTTTTGGCGATGATGATTTTCTTATAAGAAAGGGGGTCATAGTAATCAATATAGTGGTGAAAATAAATGAATATATTAAGGGGGATTAATTGTATGATTACTAGTGGGTTTACTTATTTGTCATTTATTATATTTTTTGCAGGATTAGTAGTGTGGACTGAGAAAAAGTCAGACAATAAAATTTTTAAATATGTACCTGCAGTTGTAATGATTTATTTTATTGCTATGTTGCTTTCTACTTTTGGTCTATGGCAAAAAACAGATGATGTAAATATGTATTATTCAGCGGCTAAGAATAACTTATTACCGGCTATGATATTTCTAATGTTGTTAAGATGTGATTTACGAAAAATTATAAAACTAGGACCTAAAATGCTATTAGGATTTTTTTCAGCATCAATTAGTATTGGAATAGGATTTATAGTTACTTATATTATTTTTAAAGGAATGTACGAGGCAGATACTTGGAAAGCCTTTGCAGCATTAGCTGGCAGTTGGATGGGTGGTACTGGAAATATGGTTGCTGTTCAAGGGGCTTTAAATTTACCAGACTCTTCCCTTGGATATACTCTTTTAATGGATTCTATTAACTACGCAGTATGGGTAATGATGTTATTAGCATGTGTACCTTATTCTAAGAAATTTAATAAATGGACTAAGTCAAGTTCAGCTATTCTTGATGAGGTAGCAGAAGAATTAGCTAGTACAGATGAAAATACTAGAAAGAATATAGAGTTTGCGGATATGATTTTACTCTTAGGAACTAGTTTATTTGTCTCTGCAATAGCAATGTTTGTATCAAACAAATTACCAAGTGGAGATTTTCTATCACCTTCAACATGGACAGTTATTATAGTTACTGTACTGGGCATTTTATTTGCGATGACTCCCTTATCTAAAGTACCTGGTTCCTCTCAGATTTCTAATGTAATGCTATATATAATAGTAGGCCTTATTGCTTCTAGAGCTAACTTTGCAGAATTAACCCAAGCGCCTTTATATATTATTTCTGGATTTCTTATTTTAGCAGTACATGCAATTGTATTAGCTTTAGCTGCTAAATTATTTAAACTAGATTTATTTACTTGTGGAGTTGCAAGTTTAGCTAATATTGGTGGTGTGGCATCAGCACCAATTCTGGCTGCATCCTATAGTGAGGCACTTATTCCAATTGGGGTTCTAATGGCCATGATGGGTTATATTATAGGTACCGGTGGAGGTTTGATTGTAGGAAGAATTTTATCGATTTTATAGTTAAGCTAAAAGGAAAATCTACAATATATATAGAAATAGATAGCTATCAAAGATAAATAATAATTTCTAGAGAGGCTATAATCCAAATAGTACTTAAGAATTATTATATATCAATCATATATTAAGTTAAGGAAGTGATTTTATGTATGATAGAAATACAGTATATATTGTAGGAAATGCAAGGACCACCAATGATAATGCTATAACTCAAAATTTTAATTCTTTTTTTATTGGATTCGTAGTAGATAGAACTACTGGAAAAATAGTAGATGTAAGTTGTTCTGCAACTATTAGTACTACTGAAAAATTCATTGCTAGCCTATTTTTAGGGAAGACCCTTAAATATTTTGATGAAAATTTGGAAGAAGAAATAAAGGATAGATATTTTGGATCTTCCCAGAAAGCTATTATTGTTGCATATAAAGATGGAATAAAGAAATATAATGAGGCAATATGTAAAAAATCTTAAAAATATTACTAGTTGAATTTTTCAGGGGATAAAGCTCATTAAAATGAGTCAATAGATATATTAGGAAATGGGGGACACAAAATGAAAATAGTAGATATTAAATTAGGCCACATATCAATTCCCTTGAAAAAGCCTTTTAAAACTGCATTAAGAACTGTAAATAGTGTAGAGGATGTTGTAGTTAAAATAATTACAGATACTGGTCATGTAGGATATGGAGAAGCACCACCTACTGGAGTTATTACTGGAGATACTACGGGAGCTATTAAAGGAGCAATAGAAGATCATATTAAAAAGCATATAGTGGGTTTAGACATAGCTAACCTTGAAGAAATCATGATTAGGCTAGAAAAATCCTTAGTTAAAAACTCTAGTGCTAAGGCAGCTGTGGATATCGCACTATACGACCTGTTTGGACAGCTACATAACGCACCTTTGTATAAGCTTTTAGGTGGATATAGAAAAGAAATTATAACTGATATTACAATTAGTGTAAATGATCCAGAAGAGATGGCAAAAGATAGCTTAGAAGCAGTAAATTTGGGTTACAAAACATTGAAGATAAAGGTTGGAAAGGATGCAAATCTTGATATTAAGAGGATGGAAGCTATACGAAAAGCTGTAGGCTATAATATAGACCTGCGAATAGATGCTAACCAAGGTTGGAGGCCTAAGGAGGCTATTTATACTCTAAGGAAGATGGAGGATGCAGGACTTAATATTGAGTTTGTAGAGCAGCCTGTATTAGCCCATGACTTTGAGGGACTTAAGATGGTAACAGACAACGTATTTATACCCGTATTAGCTGATGAAAGTGTTTTTTCTCCAAGGGATGCTATTAAAATAATGGAGATGAGGGCTGCAGATCTTGTTAATATTAAATTAATGAAGGCTGGGGGAATACACAATGCCCTCAAAATATGCGCAGCAGCAGAAACCTATGGAGTAGAGTGTATGATCGGCTGTATGCTAGAAAGTAAAATAAGTGTAACAGCAGCAGTTCACTTAGCGGCAGCAAAGAGTATAATTACTAAAATCGATTTAGATGGGCCAGTACTATGTAGCGAAGATCCTGTAGAAGGTGGAGCAATATTTGATGAATATAAAATAACTTTAACCGATGATCCAGGACTTGGATTTAAGGATGTTCGAGGGGTTAAATATTAATAGAAGATAGAATGAAGGGGCTGTCTCAAAATGATTAAAAATCATTTTGAGACAGCCCCTTCATATATGTACCTTTTATGTCACTTTATGTCACTTTGTCGTGCCTGTATAAGTCTCAATCATCTAATATACCGCTATTAATATGATCCGTTCCCCAATGACTCATTGCATCCAAGATTGGCTTCAATGTTTGACCAAGTTCTGTAAGAGAGTATTCAACTCTTGGTGGAACCTCAGGATAAACTTTTCTTCGAATAAGTCGATCGGTCTCCATTTGTCGCAGCTGTTGTGTAAGCATCTTCTGACTTATTCCTTTAATTCCCTTGTTAAGTTCGCTAAATCTTTGAGTACCGCTATTCATTAGATTTCTAAGAATAAGCACCTTCCATTTGTGCCCAATCAAGTTGACTGTATGCTCAATAGGGCATGATTTATCACATGACATTTTACTATCTCCTTTACTTATTATATAATACTTACTTTATAGTTAGTATAGCACTAAATAGTGCCTACTTGCAATAAGAAAGTAAGGGCCTTACAATATAATTAAGTTGTAATAGTCTAGTTATATTAAATATTGACTACGATTTTTACACAAGATATTTATGAAAGGAGAAATAATTATATGAATAAAATCAACATAGGGGACATACTTGATTTTGCATCTGAAAGGAGTGCGCGCAAAGCTATTTTTAAAGAAGGGCAGCTTGACGTGGGACTTCTGCTTTACGGGCCTAGCCAAACGACACCAGATCATAAGCATACGGATATTGATGAGGTTTTCTATGTTATTTCTGGTGAAGGAACTATAACAATAAATAACGAAGATTTCATAATAAGTGAAAAAGATATTATTTTATCTCCCAAGGGAGAAACTCATGGATTTAATAACACCAGCTCATCGAATTGGGTTGTACTCCAAATTAAGATAACCAGTTAATTCAATATTAACCGTGTAATTCAAAAAACTTGGAAGTAATTACTTCTAGTATGGAGGTAGATTAAATGTTTAAACGTATAGACCATGTTGCATTTGCTGTAAAGGACAGACAAAAATCAATTGATTTTTATGAGAAATATTTCGGCTTTAGGAAATATTTTGAACATGATGTTCCAGGCATGCCAGAAATTGAAAAAGTAGTTTATCTTCAATTGGGAGATACTGTTTTAGAATTTGAGCACTGGACAAAAGAAAAGAAAAATAGTGGATTTCATTTTTGTCTTGTTAGCAATGACTTTGATGCTGATTATCAAAGACTTAAGAATGCAGGTGTTCCGGTTGTGACCGAACCTCATATTCCCACTCCAAGAGTACCGCAAGAAATTGGTTGGAAAAGAGTAATTTTTAAAGGACCTGATGGTGAACTTATCGAATTTAGAGGTTAATTTGTTAGGTATGCATTAGAAAAAGCTAGACTGAAAAATAAGTGGTCCATGGTTTTCATTCCTTTTATTTCAATCGGAATCTAATTAATTATTTAAATAAAAGGGGCTATGTCACAATAAAAAGTGAGATAGTCCCTTATTTTATTTCCATAATAGATTCAATCTTAGTTTTTATATTGGTTAATGATTAATATAAAACCATTTATATTAATAATATTATTATTTTTCAGTACGTATTTCATATGTTATAGGTGAAGCTTTCTCTAGCATAGCAGTTACTCCGCAGTATTTTTCTTGGGATAAAGATACGGCTTTTTTTAACTTGTCCATAGGAAGGTCTTTCCCCTTAAAAGTAAATACCAAATGAATTGATTTATAAATTTTTGGATGTTCCTCAGTTTGATCTGCTTCAGCTGTAATTATTACATCGTCTAATTCTACTCTCATTTTCTTTAATATGGACATAATATCAATTCCTGTACAACCAATTAATCCTGCTAATAGAAGTGCTTTTGGCCGTGGGCCTAAATCATTTCCACCTATTTCCGGAGATGCATCCGTAATAAGGGTATGACCATTTAGTTGCATTTCAAATGCCATATTTTCTTTTAAATTAGCTGTTAATTTTGTTTTACTCATTAAATTAGCTCCCTTCAATAATCTATATATCCCTTTTACCCAATAATTATAAAAATATTTATTATAATTTAAAATTATGTAAATAATAAAATATTTAATTTAGTCAATACCTAAAATATGATATAGTATATACAAATACATATGCTGGAAATTAGGCACTTTATGCTGAAAAAAGGGCGGTGAGAATTTGAATACTTTATTTTCTAAATTGCAGTTTGAAAAAATATTAGATCATGTTGGCGAAGGAGTACAAGTGATTGATATTAGCGGGGAAATAGTATTTTGCAATACCTTTGCAGCTCAGCTAGATAATGTGTGTCGTGAAGAGGCAATAGGAAAGTATATTTTAGATATTTATCCTTCTTTAACGGAAGAAACAAGTACAATATTACAAGTTATTAAAACAAAAGAGCCTATTTTGAATATGCAACAGACCTTTCTTAACTATAAGGGCCATAAAATTACTACAGTTAATTCATCTATACCTATACTAGATGGCGAAGAAATATTAGGAGTGCTTGAGGTTTCAAGAGATATTACTGAGGTTAAGGCATTATCAGAAAAGCTGGTGGACTTACAGGAAAGGTTATATTCTAATACTGGTACTAGTAAAAAAACTAGGGAAAAGGGTATGGCTAAATATACTACGAAGGATTTAATAGGAAATAGCGAAGTAATGCTAAAGTTAAAGCATAGGATTTTAAAGGCAGGGGAAACTCAGTCCCCCGTAATAGTTTTTGGAGAAACTGGAACGGGTAAGGAGCTTGTAGTGCAGTCTATACATAATGCTAGCCAAAAAAAGGATAAGCCATTTGTCGCGCAAAACTGTGCTGCTCTTCCGGCTAGTTTATTAGAAAGTATTTTATTTGGTACAGTCAAAGGAAGCTTTACTGGTGCAGAGGATAGGGCAGGTTTATTTGAACTTGCTAATGGGGGGACTTTGTTTTTAGATGAAGTTAATTCTATGCCTGTAGAGCTTCAAGCAAAGCTTTTGCGGGTTCTACAGGAGGGATATATTCGAAGAGTAGGGGATATTCGCACTAGAGATGTAGATGTTAGGGTAATTGCAGCTATGAATATAGATCCTATGGAAGCTGTTGAAAAAGGTAATTTGAGAAAAGACCTATTTTATCGTTTAAATGTTGTTTCTATCAGAGTACCGCATTTAGCCGAAAGAAAAGAAGATATACAACACCTAGTTAAATTTTTTATCCAAAGATTTAATTACAGATTACATAAGCAGGTATTAGGGATTACGGATGAGATTATGGATATTTTTATGAACTACGATTGGCCAGGGAATGTTAGAGAGTTAGAGCATATTATAGAAGGTGCAATGAATGTTATGGATGGAAGATTTATAGAAAAGGATGATCTGTCCTACCATTTGTCAATAAATCAATATGACTATCAAATCAAGAATCTAAAAGAAGATTTAGATTTGAAGGAAAGACTAGAGAAGGTGGAAAAGCAATATATACAAGACGCTTTAACTAACTCTAATGGTAATATTACAAGTGCTGCAAAGAAGCTTGGAATACCTAGA
This is a stretch of genomic DNA from Alkaliphilus flagellatus. It encodes these proteins:
- a CDS encoding sigma-54 interaction domain-containing protein; the encoded protein is MNTLFSKLQFEKILDHVGEGVQVIDISGEIVFCNTFAAQLDNVCREEAIGKYILDIYPSLTEETSTILQVIKTKEPILNMQQTFLNYKGHKITTVNSSIPILDGEEILGVLEVSRDITEVKALSEKLVDLQERLYSNTGTSKKTREKGMAKYTTKDLIGNSEVMLKLKHRILKAGETQSPVIVFGETGTGKELVVQSIHNASQKKDKPFVAQNCAALPASLLESILFGTVKGSFTGAEDRAGLFELANGGTLFLDEVNSMPVELQAKLLRVLQEGYIRRVGDIRTRDVDVRVIAAMNIDPMEAVEKGNLRKDLFYRLNVVSIRVPHLAERKEDIQHLVKFFIQRFNYRLHKQVLGITDEIMDIFMNYDWPGNVRELEHIIEGAMNVMDGRFIEKDDLSYHLSINQYDYQIKNLKEDLDLKERLEKVEKQYIQDALTNSNGNITSAAKKLGIPRQTLQYKKLKYNL